Proteins encoded in a region of the Acidimicrobiia bacterium genome:
- a CDS encoding thioesterase family protein, which translates to MAKRSRFLEQTQVAALADQPDGYRAVLTDDWNCPIVPHGGVVTAVALRATAAALDAPEQRLRSLTSTFIAPVQPGAIDVDVEVLRRGRSISQVSASAHNVGEAEGLRCVAVFGGERRGFEFTELEMPDVPPPDECPSWRDAPADAPARHVVFNFWDHVESRMALGHLPWMPYEPTTAQRVYWYRFDEPPVVDGSLDRLALVALCDTMPGAVAERLGSGDGWIPPSMDLTVHLFGDTSAEWILANNRAHHAGDGYASVDIELWDPNGQLLAYATQTMFFAFLD; encoded by the coding sequence ATGGCCAAGCGCTCCCGATTCCTCGAGCAGACCCAGGTGGCGGCCCTCGCCGACCAGCCCGACGGCTACCGCGCCGTGCTCACCGACGACTGGAACTGCCCGATCGTCCCCCACGGCGGGGTGGTGACCGCGGTGGCGCTGCGGGCGACGGCGGCGGCCCTGGATGCTCCAGAGCAGCGCCTGCGCTCCCTCACCTCGACCTTCATCGCGCCGGTGCAGCCTGGCGCCATCGATGTGGACGTCGAGGTGCTGCGTCGAGGTCGCTCGATCTCACAGGTCTCCGCGTCAGCGCACAACGTGGGCGAGGCTGAAGGGCTGCGCTGCGTCGCCGTGTTCGGGGGCGAGCGGCGTGGCTTCGAGTTCACCGAGCTCGAGATGCCGGATGTGCCACCGCCCGACGAGTGCCCGTCGTGGCGTGACGCTCCTGCGGACGCTCCGGCGCGCCACGTCGTGTTCAACTTCTGGGACCACGTCGAGAGCCGCATGGCGCTCGGCCACCTCCCGTGGATGCCCTACGAACCGACCACGGCGCAGCGTGTCTACTGGTACCGCTTCGATGAGCCGCCCGTCGTCGACGGCTCTCTCGACCGACTTGCGCTCGTGGCGCTCTGCGACACGATGCCCGGCGCGGTCGCCGAGCGGCTTGGCAGCGGGGACGGCTGGATACCGCCGAGCATGGATCTCACCGTGCACCTGTTCGGCGACACATCGGCGGAGTGGATTCTTGCGAACAACCGCGCCCACCACGCCGGGGACGGCTACGCGTCGGTTGACATCGAGCTCTGGGACCCGAACGGACAACTGCTCGCGTACGCGACGCAGACGATGTTCTTCGCGTTCTTGGACTAG
- a CDS encoding TMEM175 family protein encodes MEAFSDGVIAIAITLLVLTLDVPKVKDGDLFDALVDDWTSFAAFILSFVVIGIMWVSHHSMFERITTVDRPLMFLNLLLLLGIAFLPFPTSLLATYMRDGGANAHIAAAIYSTAMLGIGLAFLGMWMRLDRRPELLVEGIAPERVKLAIRRSLVGPVVYGATIGLAFVSAAACFVVYALMAIYFAMGPSSRVATPAEQAREAEAEAEAG; translated from the coding sequence ATGGAGGCGTTCAGCGACGGAGTGATCGCGATCGCGATCACGCTGCTCGTCCTCACCCTCGACGTTCCGAAGGTCAAGGACGGCGACCTGTTCGACGCGCTGGTCGACGACTGGACATCCTTCGCCGCGTTCATCCTGTCCTTCGTCGTGATCGGGATCATGTGGGTGAGCCATCACTCGATGTTCGAGCGGATCACGACCGTCGATCGCCCGCTGATGTTCTTGAACCTGCTTCTGCTCCTCGGGATCGCCTTTCTGCCCTTCCCGACCTCGCTGTTGGCGACCTACATGCGCGACGGCGGCGCGAACGCGCACATCGCGGCGGCGATCTACAGCACCGCCATGCTTGGGATCGGGCTTGCGTTCCTCGGCATGTGGATGCGACTCGATCGTCGTCCCGAGCTGCTGGTCGAAGGCATCGCACCTGAACGGGTCAAGCTCGCGATTCGGCGATCATTGGTTGGTCCCGTCGTCTATGGCGCGACGATCGGGCTCGCGTTCGTGAGCGCGGCTGCATGCTTCGTTGTGTACGCGCTGATGGCCATCTACTTTGCGATGGGACCGTCGTCGCGAGTCGCAACGCCAGCCGAGCAGGCGCGAGAGGCGGAGGCAGAGGCCGAAGCCGGATGA
- a CDS encoding DUF6629 family protein, with protein sequence MCFSAEADFVGAAVVGAIGVATLTEPHSRRELPLAALPLGFAAHQAAEGFVWLDLEGHLPASAGRVALYAYVLYAWALLPLLVPLSILLVEPLRSRRRWIGALLAIGAAVGLYLTWAMTDDGIAARISGHTLEYTGAGAHADLVTVLYVIATCGAFLISSHRRIVIFGALNLSAVVFLAWVRADAVTSLWCAWAAVASLLVYFHFARRREPATVPEEVPVYRR encoded by the coding sequence ATGTGCTTCTCTGCTGAGGCCGACTTTGTGGGCGCCGCAGTCGTCGGGGCAATTGGCGTGGCGACGCTCACCGAGCCGCACTCGCGACGCGAGCTCCCCCTCGCCGCGCTCCCACTTGGGTTCGCCGCGCACCAAGCTGCCGAAGGCTTCGTGTGGCTCGACCTCGAGGGCCACCTCCCGGCGTCGGCCGGCCGGGTCGCCCTGTATGCCTACGTCCTCTATGCGTGGGCGCTGTTGCCGCTGCTCGTCCCCTTGAGCATCCTCCTCGTGGAACCGCTCCGGAGCCGTCGACGATGGATCGGCGCGCTGCTCGCGATCGGTGCGGCAGTGGGCCTGTACCTCACCTGGGCCATGACCGATGACGGCATCGCGGCGAGGATCAGCGGGCACACACTCGAGTACACCGGCGCCGGCGCGCACGCGGACCTGGTGACGGTCCTGTACGTGATCGCGACGTGTGGCGCCTTCCTCATCTCCAGCCATCGGCGCATCGTGATCTTCGGCGCCCTGAACCTCTCTGCCGTGGTCTTCTTGGCGTGGGTGAGAGCCGACGCCGTGACCTCACTGTGGTGTGCCTGGGCGGCGGTGGCGAGCCTGCTCGTCTACTTCCACTTCGCCCGGCGCCGAGAGCCGGCAACGGTTCCCGAGGAAGTGCCGGTGTACAGGCGCTGA
- a CDS encoding cold-shock protein, producing the protein MATQGTVKWFNAEKGYGFISREGGDDVFVHFSSIQGDGYRTLDEGQTVEFDVAPGRKGEEAQNVRVV; encoded by the coding sequence ATGGCAACACAAGGCACAGTGAAGTGGTTCAACGCCGAGAAGGGTTACGGCTTCATCTCGCGTGAGGGCGGCGACGACGTCTTCGTCCACTTCTCATCCATCCAAGGCGACGGCTACCGAACCCTCGACGAAGGTCAAACGGTCGAGTTCGACGTGGCCCCGGGCCGGAAGGGCGAAGAAGCCCAGAACGTCCGCGTCGTCTGA